The bacterium genome includes a window with the following:
- a CDS encoding SDR family NAD(P)-dependent oxidoreductase yields the protein MRLPAPRYDHCLVTGASSGIGRAFAAALAPRAARLTLTARRAERLEALAAELRAARPAL from the coding sequence ACGCTACGACCACTGTCTCGTCACCGGCGCTTCGTCCGGAATCGGCCGCGCCTTCGCCGCGGCGCTCGCGCCGCGCGCCGCGCGCCTCACGTTGACCGCGCGCCGCGCGGAGCGGCTCGAGGCGCTGGCCGCGGAACTGCGCGCCGCGCGCCCCGCGTTGGA